The Gemmata palustris genome includes a region encoding these proteins:
- a CDS encoding ABC transporter substrate-binding protein has product MPDLAPPCRSWHRVSAALAGLLTAFALGVVAQPPVEVEDPKAGLKKRITVEDDPVVKPKGPVAGAASTPDVRLDELVRAADEATHAGVKELLSKHFVPFDRLTTKGSVRIKPIPLARGERLPPQFGIQELDREGNPTAPQAVNAVEVKRIDYFEEIALTEANQALMAKPLGTANGPQGWTALDQLGAAERLLSAAIRFHDYARERNIRRGRGWDEMRKPLVDRLREVRLLQLKSAVAISDWLRVRDFGSRLILAYPKDAEVSTEVATARVLESKRLLASDKHFDHVKARELLDEFEASFPGGGGEPVRAIRVELTRRAGLAFALAKERKAANDTSGARDALTRAVALDPTIPGARDLQRELKTGYQTLYVGVRQYPELMSPSTARLDSEKQAVELIFEGLLAEVPDDGGGARYRPAGAIGMPAVVPGAREFALRTFDAGATGRYGFESHDVVGTMKLIATRPDTWGAFALPWLDDLPTPRDNTTVRMAFKQGHPDPRAALTFKLLPARWMESKNMALDDRGFAEQPLGTGPFKLHANPRSDGNSPREMVFVDNPLYGRWRDRANQPFIKEVRLLEVAKVHNVIEAFQQGGLHVLTDVPTAEVEKYRAALGGKVKDYTPTNSRRVHMLAVNQRRPALQSKLLRQGLMLAIDREAILNDVYRAGKTEFHRAMTGPFPSQCWATPKGSNGPGAPLLNRDLALTRFRNYLFDMGAKAEIELLYPTDDPQAAVACTKIKEQVESLFKDAPGRKLTIKLEPLAFRELMLRVEDEHRFDLAYVPFDYPDDWYPFALGAMLDPAAGERGGRNWTGFQTKNTAADAEDTRLGQLLNELRAYREFNSLASKTGEVHKLFNECVPFIPLWQIDRHMLFHESVKVYIDDSDTPVSPRVLNPTTLFQGIARWRLE; this is encoded by the coding sequence ATGCCAGATCTCGCGCCCCCCTGTCGTTCGTGGCACCGCGTTTCCGCCGCACTCGCGGGCCTGCTCACGGCCTTCGCTCTGGGTGTCGTTGCGCAACCGCCGGTCGAAGTCGAAGACCCCAAGGCCGGTCTCAAGAAGCGCATCACGGTCGAGGACGATCCCGTCGTGAAGCCGAAGGGACCGGTCGCGGGTGCCGCTTCGACGCCCGACGTGCGCCTCGATGAACTCGTGCGCGCGGCGGACGAGGCCACCCACGCCGGGGTCAAGGAACTGTTGTCCAAACACTTCGTCCCGTTCGACCGGCTCACCACAAAGGGGAGCGTGCGCATCAAGCCGATCCCGCTGGCACGCGGCGAGCGGCTCCCGCCCCAATTCGGCATCCAGGAACTCGACCGTGAGGGGAACCCGACCGCGCCCCAAGCGGTCAACGCGGTCGAAGTAAAGCGGATCGATTATTTCGAGGAAATCGCGCTCACGGAGGCGAACCAGGCGCTCATGGCCAAACCGCTCGGTACCGCGAACGGACCGCAGGGGTGGACCGCGCTCGATCAGCTCGGCGCCGCGGAACGCCTTTTGAGTGCGGCGATCCGGTTCCACGATTACGCGCGCGAGCGGAACATCCGCCGGGGCCGGGGGTGGGACGAGATGCGGAAGCCGCTCGTGGACCGCTTGCGCGAAGTGCGCCTGCTCCAACTCAAGAGCGCGGTCGCGATCAGCGACTGGCTCCGGGTGCGCGACTTCGGTAGCCGACTCATCCTCGCGTACCCGAAGGACGCGGAAGTTTCGACGGAGGTGGCCACCGCCCGCGTGCTGGAGTCCAAACGCTTGTTGGCGTCCGACAAGCACTTCGACCACGTGAAGGCGCGGGAACTGCTCGACGAGTTTGAAGCGAGCTTCCCTGGCGGGGGCGGTGAACCGGTGCGCGCGATCCGCGTCGAATTGACGCGCCGGGCGGGACTGGCGTTCGCACTTGCGAAGGAGCGGAAAGCGGCCAACGACACGTCCGGCGCACGCGACGCGCTCACGCGGGCCGTTGCACTCGATCCCACGATCCCCGGCGCACGCGACCTGCAGCGCGAGCTAAAGACCGGCTACCAGACGCTCTACGTCGGCGTGCGGCAGTACCCGGAACTGATGTCGCCGAGCACCGCCCGCCTGGACAGTGAGAAGCAGGCGGTGGAGCTGATCTTCGAGGGACTGCTCGCAGAAGTGCCCGACGACGGGGGCGGGGCACGGTACCGGCCCGCCGGCGCGATCGGGATGCCGGCCGTGGTGCCGGGGGCGCGGGAGTTCGCCCTTCGGACGTTCGACGCCGGGGCCACCGGGCGCTACGGGTTCGAGTCTCACGACGTCGTCGGGACCATGAAGTTGATCGCCACGCGCCCGGACACGTGGGGGGCGTTCGCGCTGCCGTGGTTGGACGACCTGCCCACGCCGCGGGACAACACGACTGTGCGGATGGCCTTCAAACAGGGCCACCCGGACCCGCGCGCGGCCCTCACGTTCAAGCTGCTCCCGGCGCGCTGGATGGAGTCCAAGAACATGGCGCTCGACGACCGCGGGTTCGCGGAGCAGCCGCTCGGCACCGGGCCGTTCAAGCTGCACGCGAACCCGCGGTCCGACGGCAACAGCCCGCGCGAAATGGTGTTCGTCGACAACCCGCTCTACGGGCGCTGGCGGGACCGCGCCAACCAGCCGTTCATCAAAGAGGTCCGCTTGCTCGAGGTCGCGAAGGTCCACAACGTGATCGAGGCGTTCCAGCAGGGCGGGTTGCACGTGCTCACGGACGTGCCCACGGCCGAGGTCGAGAAGTACCGCGCCGCGCTGGGCGGGAAGGTGAAGGACTACACCCCGACCAACTCCCGCCGCGTTCACATGCTGGCGGTGAACCAGCGCCGACCCGCGCTCCAGAGCAAGTTGCTGCGCCAGGGGCTGATGCTCGCGATCGACCGCGAGGCGATTCTGAACGACGTGTACCGGGCCGGAAAAACTGAGTTCCACCGCGCGATGACCGGGCCGTTCCCGTCGCAGTGCTGGGCCACTCCGAAGGGATCGAACGGGCCGGGGGCGCCGCTCCTGAACCGCGACCTCGCGCTGACGCGGTTCAGGAACTACCTCTTCGATATGGGCGCGAAGGCCGAGATCGAACTGCTGTACCCCACCGACGACCCGCAGGCGGCCGTGGCGTGTACGAAGATCAAGGAGCAGGTCGAGTCGCTGTTCAAGGACGCCCCCGGCCGGAAGCTCACAATCAAGCTCGAACCCCTCGCGTTCCGCGAACTGATGCTCCGCGTCGAGGACGAGCACCGCTTCGACCTCGCCTACGTGCCGTTCGACTACCCGGACGACTGGTACCCGTTCGCCTTGGGAGCGATGCTCGATCCGGCCGCGGGGGAGCGCGGCGGGCGCAACTGGACCGGGTTTCAAACGAAGAACACCGCCGCTGATGCGGAAGACACGCGCCTGGGGCAACTGCTCAACGAACTGCGTGCCTACCGGGAGTTCAACTCCCTCGCCTCGAAAACGGGTGAGGTTCACAAGCTGTTCAACGAGTGCGTGCCGTTCATCCCGCTGTGGCAAATCGACCGCCACATGCTGTTCCACGAGAGCGTGAAGGTCTACATCGACGACTCCGACACCCCCGTTAGCCCCCGTGTGCTCAACCCGACAACGCTGTTCCAGGGAATCGCACGCTGGCGCCTGGAGTGA
- a CDS encoding sensor histidine kinase, translating to MLAIVSVGRSRARPNAPDTASIWTFGEVKAINNLDQLAALVIRERDTLLSRWREQVRKLPSARHLDTPTLNDHIPAFFEELAQALRTRSEETIQDAVCEGTPPAHGLQRAQDGFDIVEVVAEYNILRECIHDIADANKLTLQGRSFHIVNRVLDGAIGSAVKTYATQKALEVQRRREEYLSFVAHDLRTPLSAISLAASVLEVKHAGEDPGSSSARMVKTLRRNVQHLGALVNKVLEENTNLQTEVGVKLERRDFDLWPLVESLVHDIHPVAGTDSTRLVNTIPEDLVVFADAGLLKRVFQNLIANAIKYTPRGEVVISARRMDTGYECAVRDNGEGIAPDRIDKVFDHFETDPNKQGGMGLGLAIVKTFVEAHGGAVSVESAVGVGSTFTFTLPPK from the coding sequence ATGTTAGCCATTGTTAGCGTGGGGCGTTCACGAGCACGGCCGAACGCACCGGATACAGCTAGTATTTGGACATTTGGTGAGGTAAAGGCGATCAACAATCTCGATCAGCTCGCGGCGCTCGTCATCCGGGAACGGGACACTCTGCTCTCGCGCTGGCGCGAACAGGTCCGAAAACTCCCGTCCGCGCGCCACCTCGACACGCCGACGCTCAATGACCACATTCCCGCGTTCTTCGAGGAACTCGCACAGGCGCTCCGAACCCGGTCCGAAGAAACGATTCAGGACGCGGTGTGCGAGGGCACCCCGCCGGCCCACGGACTGCAGCGCGCCCAGGACGGCTTCGACATCGTGGAAGTGGTCGCCGAGTACAACATCCTCCGCGAGTGCATTCACGACATCGCCGACGCGAACAAGCTGACCCTGCAAGGCCGGTCGTTCCACATCGTGAACCGCGTGCTCGACGGGGCCATCGGCTCGGCGGTCAAGACCTACGCCACACAGAAGGCGCTCGAGGTGCAGCGGCGGCGCGAAGAGTACCTCTCGTTTGTCGCCCACGACCTGCGAACCCCGCTCAGTGCGATCTCGCTCGCCGCGAGCGTTTTGGAGGTGAAGCACGCGGGGGAGGATCCGGGTTCCTCGTCGGCCCGGATGGTCAAAACCCTGCGCCGGAACGTTCAGCACCTCGGCGCGCTCGTGAACAAGGTGCTCGAGGAGAACACCAACCTTCAAACCGAGGTCGGGGTTAAACTGGAGCGGCGCGACTTCGATCTGTGGCCGCTCGTGGAGTCGCTCGTTCACGACATCCACCCGGTCGCGGGCACGGACAGTACGAGGCTCGTCAACACGATCCCCGAAGACCTGGTCGTCTTCGCCGACGCGGGGCTCCTGAAGCGCGTGTTCCAGAACCTTATCGCGAACGCGATCAAGTACACGCCCCGCGGCGAGGTCGTGATTTCGGCCCGCCGAATGGACACCGGGTACGAGTGCGCGGTCCGCGACAACGGCGAGGGGATCGCGCCGGACCGGATCGACAAAGTGTTCGACCACTTCGAGACGGACCCCAACAAACAGGGCGGGATGGGGCTCGGGCTGGCCATCGTGAAGACGTTCGTCGAGGCGCACGGCGGTGCGGTGTCGGTCGAGAGCGCGGTCGGGGTCGGCTCCACGTTCACGTTCACGCTCCCGCCGAAGTAG
- a CDS encoding DUF1501 domain-containing protein, whose protein sequence is MPVTHRHTIGINRRELLQVGYSGLLGLGLSSFAGARAKDAPSLARGKKPKSVLIVFLTGAASHHETFDPKPDAPPEIRGEYKAIQTQTPGLLASEHIPKLAARSKLYSVVRSLSHRENNHLVATHHVLTGHVQPGAFFDKIASRDDFPNYAGGLSYHRSPPEGTPCGVNLPTYLMEGPLLWPGQYAGFLGPKHDIMQITQDPNRADFKVENLRPASGMDVTQMKDRMALLSAVNDQRKWLAEQSETKKMTDQQQQALAVLTSGRVAKAFDIDKEPAAVRDKYGRHAFGQSCLLARRLIEAGVPVVQANMGRVQNWDSHGGLFKRLKNDLLPPLDSAVSALLDDMSDRGLLEDTFVMVLGEFGREPKINKEGGREHWAPCFSGLFAGAGVRGGQVIGKSDKNAGYPTTTPYSPDDIGATVYSVLGVDPHAEVRDRLGRPVQLNRGHVIRPLFDGTGD, encoded by the coding sequence TTGCCCGTCACACACCGCCACACCATCGGCATCAACCGCCGCGAACTCCTCCAAGTCGGTTACTCCGGGCTGCTCGGGTTGGGCTTGTCGTCGTTCGCAGGCGCCCGCGCGAAAGATGCTCCCTCACTGGCACGAGGTAAGAAACCGAAGTCGGTTCTGATCGTGTTCCTCACCGGGGCGGCCAGTCACCACGAAACGTTCGACCCGAAGCCCGATGCGCCGCCGGAAATTCGCGGCGAATATAAGGCGATCCAGACCCAAACACCCGGGCTCCTCGCGAGCGAGCACATCCCCAAACTCGCCGCGCGCTCGAAACTGTACTCGGTCGTGCGCTCGCTCTCGCACCGGGAGAACAACCACCTCGTCGCGACGCACCACGTGCTCACCGGCCACGTGCAGCCGGGGGCGTTCTTCGACAAGATCGCGTCCCGCGACGACTTCCCGAACTACGCCGGCGGGTTGAGCTACCACCGCAGTCCGCCGGAGGGGACGCCGTGCGGCGTGAACCTGCCGACGTACCTGATGGAAGGCCCCCTGCTTTGGCCCGGTCAGTACGCCGGGTTCCTGGGGCCGAAGCACGACATCATGCAGATCACGCAAGACCCGAACCGCGCCGACTTCAAGGTCGAGAACCTGCGGCCGGCCTCGGGCATGGACGTGACGCAGATGAAGGACCGGATGGCGCTTCTCAGCGCGGTCAACGACCAGCGCAAGTGGCTCGCGGAGCAGTCCGAAACCAAGAAGATGACCGACCAGCAACAGCAGGCCCTCGCGGTGCTGACGTCGGGCCGGGTCGCGAAGGCGTTCGATATCGACAAGGAACCCGCGGCGGTCCGCGACAAGTACGGCCGGCACGCCTTCGGCCAGTCGTGTCTGCTCGCCCGGCGGCTCATCGAAGCGGGCGTGCCGGTCGTGCAGGCGAACATGGGGCGCGTCCAGAACTGGGACAGCCACGGCGGGCTGTTCAAGCGGTTGAAGAACGACCTGCTCCCGCCGCTCGATAGTGCCGTCTCCGCGCTCCTCGACGACATGAGCGACCGCGGGTTGCTCGAAGACACCTTCGTGATGGTGCTCGGCGAGTTCGGGCGCGAGCCGAAGATCAACAAGGAGGGCGGGCGCGAGCACTGGGCGCCGTGCTTCAGCGGGCTGTTCGCGGGCGCGGGCGTGCGGGGCGGTCAGGTCATCGGCAAGAGCGACAAGAATGCGGGCTACCCGACCACGACGCCGTACTCGCCCGACGACATCGGCGCGACGGTGTACTCGGTCCTCGGGGTCGATCCGCACGCCGAGGTCCGCGACCGCCTGGGCCGGCCGGTGCAGCTCAACCGCGGCCACGTGATCCGCCCGCTGTTCGATGGGACCGGTGACTGA
- a CDS encoding type II toxin-antitoxin system RelE/ParE family toxin, which produces MRYRFLALALLDLLDLADFYEDRQPGLGGRVTDAVEARARDIGAQPHAAARVRAPRNREIRACLVNPYLVTITYEVTATEVVILSVPHARSARRPWRRRLP; this is translated from the coding sequence ATGAGATACCGTTTTCTCGCCCTCGCTCTGTTGGATCTCCTGGATCTCGCTGATTTCTACGAAGATCGGCAACCCGGCTTGGGCGGCCGGGTCACCGACGCGGTCGAAGCCCGGGCGCGCGACATCGGGGCACAGCCCCACGCGGCAGCTCGGGTCCGCGCACCCCGGAACCGAGAAATCCGCGCGTGCCTGGTGAACCCGTACCTCGTCACAATCACCTACGAGGTCACCGCCACCGAGGTCGTGATCCTTTCTGTTCCGCACGCGCGGAGCGCCCGCCGGCCGTGGCGCCGGCGGTTGCCTTGA
- a CDS encoding addiction module protein: MSETATRLLDQLLQLPESDRVTIADRLWESLSEAAQQKLAAEEPEDPAFEVELERRLESVENGTAELLEADTVFAAVREHLRRKRQQ, from the coding sequence ATGAGCGAAACTGCGACCCGGTTGCTCGACCAACTCCTGCAACTCCCCGAATCCGATCGCGTCACAATCGCCGATCGGCTCTGGGAGAGTTTGAGCGAGGCCGCGCAGCAAAAGTTGGCTGCCGAGGAACCGGAAGATCCGGCGTTCGAGGTGGAACTCGAACGGCGACTGGAGTCCGTTGAAAACGGGACGGCCGAACTTCTCGAAGCGGACACCGTGTTCGCGGCCGTGCGGGAGCACCTGCGCCGGAAACGGCAGCAATGA
- a CDS encoding UxaA family hydrolase, giving the protein MAVPISDFAVHLRPQDNVAVARKPIPSGTTFAFDGGTFTLPKGIGMGHKFALVAIKEGDPIHKYGQVIGFAGRNVAPGEHVHVHNVTAGAFERDYAFASQIPAPLPPPAEYRTFMGFDRGAGKAPHQRYGTRNYLAVISTVNCSASTSKYIADRVRSLGLLKDYPNVDGVIAIVHRQGCGMQFDGPDHQQLDRTLAGFARHPNVAAYLLVGLGCEIVQASHLIENEKLNLLQLDGKKGTPLALSIQECGGIGKTVEAGVQAVAEMLPRVNDVRRVQLPAKHLILGTNCGGSDGNSGVTANPALGVASDMMVQQGGTSVLGETTEIYGAEHILTRRAVSKEVGEKLVERIKWWEWYTSMFGAEINNNPSPGNKEGGLTTIYEKSLGAIAKAGGTAMVDVYRYAEPVTAKGFVVMDTPGYDPVSMTGIVAGGANVCVFTTGRGSVFGCKPAPCVKVATNTPLYTHMIGDMDIDAGKVLTGVSVEAVGQEIFEKVLSVASGEKTKSELNGVGEEEFAPWSIGPTL; this is encoded by the coding sequence ATGGCCGTTCCGATCAGTGATTTCGCCGTTCACCTTCGCCCACAAGATAACGTCGCGGTCGCTCGCAAGCCGATCCCGTCCGGCACCACGTTCGCTTTCGATGGCGGTACGTTCACGCTCCCCAAGGGGATCGGGATGGGCCATAAGTTCGCGCTCGTGGCGATCAAAGAAGGCGACCCGATTCACAAGTACGGTCAGGTGATCGGGTTCGCGGGCCGAAACGTGGCGCCGGGCGAGCACGTCCACGTTCACAACGTCACCGCCGGCGCGTTCGAGCGCGACTACGCCTTCGCGAGCCAGATCCCCGCCCCGTTGCCACCGCCGGCCGAGTACCGCACGTTCATGGGTTTCGACCGCGGCGCGGGTAAAGCTCCGCACCAGCGCTACGGCACGCGCAACTACCTCGCGGTCATCAGCACCGTGAACTGCTCCGCCAGTACGAGCAAGTACATCGCGGACCGCGTCCGGTCGCTGGGGCTGCTGAAGGACTACCCGAACGTGGACGGCGTGATCGCGATCGTTCACCGGCAGGGCTGCGGGATGCAGTTCGACGGCCCGGACCACCAGCAACTCGACCGGACGCTCGCGGGCTTCGCCCGTCACCCTAACGTCGCGGCGTACCTGCTCGTTGGACTGGGGTGCGAAATCGTTCAGGCGTCCCACCTGATCGAAAACGAGAAGCTGAACCTGCTCCAGCTCGACGGTAAGAAGGGCACGCCGCTCGCGCTCTCGATCCAGGAGTGCGGCGGGATCGGCAAAACCGTCGAAGCGGGCGTTCAGGCGGTCGCGGAGATGCTGCCGCGCGTGAACGACGTGCGCCGCGTGCAGCTCCCCGCCAAGCACCTCATTTTGGGCACGAACTGCGGGGGCTCGGATGGCAACAGCGGCGTGACCGCGAACCCGGCCCTGGGCGTCGCCAGCGACATGATGGTTCAGCAGGGCGGCACGAGCGTTCTGGGCGAAACGACCGAAATCTACGGGGCCGAGCACATCCTCACGCGCCGGGCCGTATCGAAGGAGGTCGGCGAGAAGCTGGTCGAGCGCATCAAGTGGTGGGAGTGGTACACGTCGATGTTCGGGGCCGAGATCAACAACAACCCCAGCCCCGGCAACAAGGAAGGCGGCCTCACGACGATCTACGAGAAGTCGCTGGGCGCGATCGCGAAGGCCGGCGGTACCGCGATGGTGGACGTCTACCGCTACGCGGAACCGGTCACGGCGAAGGGGTTCGTGGTGATGGACACGCCGGGCTACGACCCGGTGAGCATGACCGGCATCGTGGCCGGCGGCGCGAACGTGTGCGTATTCACGACCGGGCGCGGAAGCGTGTTCGGGTGCAAACCTGCCCCGTGCGTTAAGGTCGCCACGAACACCCCGCTCTACACGCACATGATCGGCGACATGGACATCGACGCGGGCAAAGTTCTCACCGGCGTGTCGGTGGAGGCCGTGGGCCAAGAGATCTTTGAGAAGGTGCTGTCGGTCGCGAGCGGCGAGAAGACCAAGAGCGAACTCAACGGCGTCGGCGAAGAGGAGTTCGCCCCGTGGTCCATCGGCCCGACCCTGTAA
- the cobA gene encoding uroporphyrinogen-III C-methyltransferase, whose protein sequence is MTQDPANPFVFLVGAGPGSPGLLTVRGAEVLGRADLVLYDQLVPERLLDLAPAHAERICVRDLPGSHPDKYPHIHKKLIETASAGRTVVRLKGGDPLIFGRGGEEAEALRAAGLAYEIVPGITAALAAGAYLEIPLTHRMYASSIALVTGHELPNKPGNKLDWKALAAFPGTLAIYMGIARLPVIVGELLKYGKAPDTPAAIVERASLGEQRSVYATLGALEEARRHAGLEAPGLILIGETVAHRADHPWFEARPLFGHRVLVTRPTHQAGGMVRKLEHLGAVVSRMPAVEIRARADAAPIDRGLEQLRRGEWDWLVFTSANGVHALLRRLDALGRDLRDWGHVKLAAIGPKTADALREYRLRADLVPPASFSSEGLVEALKPHVAGQRVLLARANRGRELLRDELAKVATVDQIAVYDQVDVTAPSTTVLDALRRGEIRYITLPSSNIARGVINSFDETIRGRVERGEIHLVAISPETGNAIRELRLPVAAEAKIFTEDGLIQAVVELALAEGKR, encoded by the coding sequence ATGACCCAAGACCCTGCGAACCCGTTCGTGTTTCTCGTCGGCGCCGGCCCCGGCAGCCCCGGACTACTCACCGTCCGCGGGGCCGAGGTGCTGGGGCGCGCCGACCTCGTGCTCTACGACCAGCTCGTTCCCGAGCGCTTGCTCGACCTCGCGCCGGCGCACGCGGAGCGCATCTGCGTGCGCGACCTCCCCGGGAGCCACCCGGACAAGTACCCGCACATCCACAAGAAACTCATCGAGACCGCGAGCGCGGGCCGGACCGTCGTGCGGCTCAAGGGCGGCGACCCGCTCATCTTCGGGCGCGGGGGGGAAGAAGCCGAAGCGCTCCGCGCCGCGGGGCTCGCTTACGAGATCGTGCCCGGCATCACCGCGGCGCTCGCCGCCGGCGCGTACCTGGAGATCCCGCTCACGCACCGGATGTACGCGAGCAGTATCGCCCTCGTCACCGGGCACGAGTTGCCCAACAAGCCCGGCAACAAGCTCGATTGGAAGGCCCTCGCCGCGTTCCCCGGGACGCTCGCGATCTACATGGGGATCGCCCGGCTCCCGGTGATCGTCGGGGAGTTACTCAAATACGGGAAAGCTCCCGATACGCCCGCGGCGATCGTCGAGCGCGCGTCACTCGGCGAACAGAGATCGGTGTACGCGACGCTGGGCGCCCTCGAAGAAGCCCGGCGGCACGCGGGACTGGAGGCGCCGGGCCTCATCCTCATCGGCGAAACCGTCGCCCACCGCGCGGACCACCCGTGGTTCGAGGCCCGGCCGCTGTTCGGGCACCGGGTACTGGTCACGCGGCCCACGCACCAGGCCGGGGGAATGGTGCGGAAGCTCGAGCACCTCGGCGCGGTCGTTTCGCGCATGCCCGCCGTCGAGATCCGCGCCCGCGCGGACGCTGCTCCTATTGATCGGGGACTGGAGCAGCTCCGGCGCGGGGAATGGGACTGGCTCGTCTTCACCAGCGCGAACGGGGTCCACGCGCTCCTGCGGCGGTTGGACGCGCTCGGGCGCGACCTGCGAGACTGGGGTCATGTGAAACTCGCAGCGATCGGCCCAAAAACCGCCGACGCGCTCCGCGAATACCGGCTGCGTGCCGACCTCGTCCCGCCGGCCAGTTTTTCGTCCGAAGGGCTGGTCGAAGCACTGAAGCCGCACGTTGCCGGTCAGCGGGTGCTGCTCGCGCGAGCCAACCGCGGGCGCGAACTGTTGCGTGACGAACTCGCGAAAGTCGCGACCGTGGACCAGATCGCTGTGTACGATCAGGTGGACGTGACCGCACCCAGTACGACCGTTCTCGACGCACTACGGCGGGGAGAAATTCGATACATCACGCTGCCCAGCTCCAACATCGCGCGGGGGGTGATTAACAGCTTCGACGAAACGATTCGCGGGCGGGTCGAGCGCGGCGAAATCCATCTCGTCGCGATCAGCCCGGAAACCGGCAACGCGATCCGCGAACTGAGGCTCCCGGTCGCGGCCGAGGCGAAAATTTTCACCGAAGACGGGTTGATTCAAGCGGTTGTGGAACTGGCGCTCGCGGAAGGCAAGCGGTAA
- the tatC gene encoding twin-arginine translocase subunit TatC: protein MPTKAIQTLAKKYDEYPDDMFKDTRMSLGEHIEELRYRMLNALKWLLVFLVLGFILDAIGGSIGNPKVGIGKPMLKVITEPVESQTRDFYYRRAMKIADEKLAKITKGEPTEIARIRQKLKDNDNNLTALTSEERESYLGAPADLRTTFKVKQLEAAFGPAKSGTPDEVSLVLQVYPAEISSLSDTGQALIESKQYLTTLSAQEAFVVYFKVQMLCGVVLACPFILYQFWAFVGAGLYPHEKRYAYLFFGPSVLLFIAGVVLCQFIVLPGAVKALLMFNEVLGFDPDIRLNEWLSLAIILPLVFGVSFQTPLVMVFLNRIGIFSAEDYLTKWRYACIIIAFFAAIITPTPDVITMLYLFVPMFGLYMVGILICHQFPGFDPSEDTESEAAEEVAV, encoded by the coding sequence ATGCCCACCAAAGCGATTCAAACGCTCGCGAAAAAGTACGACGAGTACCCCGATGACATGTTCAAGGACACCCGGATGTCCCTGGGCGAGCACATCGAGGAACTTCGGTACCGGATGCTCAACGCGCTAAAGTGGCTGCTGGTGTTCTTGGTTCTGGGCTTCATCCTGGACGCCATCGGGGGCTCGATCGGGAACCCGAAGGTCGGCATCGGCAAACCGATGCTCAAGGTGATTACCGAACCGGTCGAGTCCCAGACGCGCGACTTCTACTACCGACGGGCGATGAAGATCGCCGACGAGAAGCTGGCAAAAATCACCAAGGGCGAGCCGACCGAAATTGCGCGCATTCGGCAAAAGCTGAAGGATAACGATAACAACCTGACGGCGCTGACATCGGAAGAGAGAGAGAGTTACCTCGGCGCGCCTGCCGACCTGCGCACGACGTTCAAGGTGAAACAGCTAGAAGCGGCTTTCGGACCGGCCAAGTCCGGCACGCCCGACGAAGTGTCGCTCGTGCTTCAGGTGTACCCCGCCGAGATCAGCTCGCTCAGCGACACGGGGCAAGCGCTGATCGAGAGTAAACAGTACCTCACCACGCTGAGCGCCCAAGAAGCGTTCGTGGTGTACTTTAAGGTCCAAATGCTGTGCGGGGTCGTGCTCGCGTGCCCGTTCATCTTGTACCAGTTCTGGGCGTTCGTCGGGGCCGGGTTGTACCCGCACGAGAAGCGGTACGCGTACCTCTTCTTCGGGCCGAGTGTGCTGCTCTTCATCGCCGGCGTGGTGCTCTGCCAGTTCATCGTCTTGCCCGGGGCGGTCAAAGCGCTGTTGATGTTCAACGAGGTGCTCGGGTTCGACCCGGACATTCGCCTCAACGAGTGGCTCAGCCTCGCGATCATTCTGCCGCTGGTGTTCGGGGTCTCGTTCCAGACCCCGCTCGTGATGGTGTTCCTGAACCGGATCGGGATCTTTAGCGCCGAGGACTACCTCACCAAGTGGCGGTACGCGTGCATCATCATCGCGTTCTTCGCCGCGATCATCACGCCCACGCCCGACGTCATCACGATGCTCTACCTGTTCGTACCGATGTTCGGGCTGTACATGGTGGGCATCCTCATCTGTCACCAGTTCCCCGGCTTCGACCCGAGCGAAGACACCGAGTCCGAAGCGGCCGAGGAAGTGGCCGTGTAA